From a single Apium graveolens cultivar Ventura chromosome 2, ASM990537v1, whole genome shotgun sequence genomic region:
- the LOC141696728 gene encoding uncharacterized protein LOC141696728: MASVLIPIPFTMWAINIIGVLPTTTRHEKYCIIAIDYMTKWVEAKPLSIITEEAAKKFFLEQIILSFGTLRVYFSNTGMPFVRKKFRRFLHHFGVQQRFISVAHSQNNGAVEAANKVIFQGIKKHWAKPREDGRKSFHGSYELTK; the protein is encoded by the coding sequence ATGGCTTCGGTCCTCATCCCCATACCTTTTACAATGTGGGCTATAAACATTATTGGAGTTCTACCTACTACCACAAGACATGAAAAATATTGCATCATCGCCATTGACTACATGACAAAATGGGTTGAAGCCAAGCCACTATCCATCATAACCGAAGAAGCGGCGAAGAAATTCTTTCTCGAACAGATCATCTTAAGTTTTGGGACTCTGAGGGTATATTTCTCGAACACCGGAATGCCATTTGTGAGGAAAAAGTTCAGAAGATTCCTCCATCACTTTGGGGTCCAACAAAGGTTCATTTCAGTCGCTCATTCTCAAAACAATGGGGCAGTGGAAGCAGCCAATAAGGTAATTTTCCAAGGCATTAAAAAACATTGGGCAAAGCCAAGGGAAGATGGGCGGAAGAGTTTTCATGGTTCTTATGAGCTTACCAAATGA